The following is a genomic window from Episyrphus balteatus chromosome 1, idEpiBalt1.1, whole genome shotgun sequence.
CTGAATGCCAAACTACCTATTGGTTTAATTGTAGATGGTCTTCAAATTAATGCCCTTTTGTACGCTGATGAAATTGTTCTCTTATCGGATAATCCTTCCAGTTTACAACAACTTATCATTGACTTCATAACATACTGCAATATGTGGAACCTTGAAGTTAATCTTGGCAAATCTGAAGTTGTAATATTTCGAAATGGAGGTAGAAGAGCCGCTTGTGAAAAATGGTTCTTCAATGGTACTGAAATAACTGTGTCAAACCAATATAAATATCTAGGGGTAGTTTTCAATTATAATATGTCTTGGAATGAGCACTTAAATAACAGATTGGGATCATCTAAAAACTCCATCAATTTCAATGCGACATGGTCGAAGCTACTGAGGGATACATCTGTGCAACATTCCACTACGTTTAAAGTATATGATGCTGCTTCCAGAGCTATAATGTTGTACTGTGCACAGATATGGGGATATCGTGAATACAACCAAGTTGAAAAGCTGCAACGATTTTTTATAAAGAGATGTTTCCTGCTACCAGATAACACACCTAATTATGCTTTACATATCGAAACTGGTCTACTTAAAGCTTTTCTAACCTAAAGATACACTTTTCGTACATAAGAAGAACCTTATCTCTTCCAAATGGTTGATTACCTAGAATCTTATCTGAATCTGTTATTGCCAAAAAAATCTTCTGGGCTAAAGAATGGTTGGATATTTTTCTTGGAGTGTCGATGGATTTTTCTTTTGACATAAGTTTACATGAATGGCATGGACTGCATAGTATTCTTCTTTCGAAGCTGAAAGAAAAACACTGGAACGAATTTACCACCAGTGCCACACATTCTCAATTCCATGATGAATATTGCAACTTATTGTACTCGGAAGTTCCAAACTATTTTGATGACTCAAACTCACGTGACAAGATTTCCTTCATCTTCAAAGCCCGTTGTGGGCTTCTGAATATTAATGGAAGAGCGTTCCAGAGAGATACTGATGGAATGTGCACACTTTGTAATATGGATGCATCGGAAAATACCTTTCACTTCGCCGGAAACCTGTCCAATTTTCAAAGGGTACAGAAGAAAATTGTTTGGTAGTGACGCACTCTCCAGATCTCAGTTTCTCAACGTTCTAAATGGCAACTGCTACCCAaacctatacaattttttaaaagctgcTACTAAATATCGCACtctaatttaaaatgaattttcatgATTAATGTAATCAAAACtactctagtttttaaatttactttttcaaCCTGACAGGCAACTTAAAGTTATTgtcataattaattttataccaGCATACTATATGATTTTGTaatatcttttttgaaaataaaattatatatctaTCTGACTATCTCATcagtattaacggagttattaccATTAACacgagtaaaggcataccaaagtaagcgttttcttaaatcatttcTAAAGGGTAtaaactttgcagatagagagttgctgtagaacaatttttttctgagaatatacccaagaatcatcccataaaatcttcttatttcatcccgggacaccctgtatatttggAATTAAGGGACATGAATAGTGTTTGTATAAAGTCTGTACTTTCtaacgcagaaaaaaaagcgAAGTTAGGAAAATCCGTTCCCAGGTCATTAGTTAGTTGCGTTAACCTGAAATGGGTTTTGTATCAACCAGAAGGCAAGaggaataaataaatatattatttttaatcttttttagcTTTAATCACTCACTCCTTCTTGTTCATCAGAACATGCATCAAAATATTGAAGAACATAACTGCAGCATATGTAATCGCCAGTTCGAAAATCAAGTAAGCTATGATATGCATATGCAATTGCATGCTGATCAGCCCACAAAAGAAAGATCGGCCCAAGGAACGAAGCCTGGAGCAAAATTTGCGTGTAACTACTGCGGGAAGGAGTTTTTGAGGCCTCATGAGAAAGTAAAACACGAGCGTATTCATACTGGTAATTgcttttttaccttttttacatgatcaaattttaatttttggttggCTTTTAATTTAAGGAGAAAAACCTCATGAGTGTGAAGTATGTGGAAAATCATTTAGGGTATCATATTCCCTCACCCTGCATTTGCGTACACACACTGATATCCGACCCTTTGTTTGTGCTCAGTGTAACAAGAGGTTTAAGTCCTACGCTGTGTATTCACACCACTTAAACACTCATTCTGAAGATCGTCCATACAAATGTCCTATGTGTCCAAAATCTTTTCGAACTTCAGTTCAACTGTGCGGCCATAAAAACAGTCATACTAAACCATACAACTGCCCAGAATGCAATAGACCGTTTTCAAGTTTATACGCTGTTAAAATGCATATGAAAACCCACAACAAAGCAAATAAATCTAACGAAAATTTGAAGCATCGCTGTGATACTTGTGGCGCGGTATATGCTCGTATGTTTGCCCTACGTTTTCATATGAAAGAGCAACACTCTAAAGATTTACTTGAATATCAAAATTCTACCAACGACGGAGAATCACCAGATACTACGAATTATTGTAAGAATGAAGATGAAGTTTCTACGCAAGCTATATTACCAGGGGAAGAGGTAAATGATgttgtgaaaaataaaacattcataCGAAGTTTATTTTACAGATAATTATTGATAATTTTCAACCTGAAGAGATTGTAACGGATTGGTTAATAcagaaatgaaatttttcttgTATGAAAGATGTCACATATTTTTAACTTACTGAACCATTCATTACAGTACtagatttaaaatgaaaataattcaatttgttgttggtattttttttacatactaaaatcaaaaaaatctattgTTGGCAAATGCGTTTCTTTTGATGTACATACTTTGTGTTGGAAAGGCACGCAAAGTATAAGAAAACAGGGAGCCGGGACgtgaagatattaaaaaaaaaaaatatttgcatccGAGCGAAATGTGACAATTTTCTCTGAATGGAAATAAACACATCTCCAACTGCAAAGAGTATTTCAAAGAGTAGTATCTTAAAGATACCCGTtgcacagtgggtcccgccataggtcaaaaataaaaaaagtaaatgtcaattttttaaaatccaatgattaaacaacgttctataatctcccatcgaaccaaaaccaaaaaaaatttgacggttaccctttttttcatttcttaaaagccattcaaagtcggtatataaaaaaaggtacagttttttaatcgctgcagttataaggtgtgaacttgcgatagtgatagcgggtgttaaaaattgtgaacagtattaaattgttatggatattaaacgagaaggttaatactttctaaaaacataaattatattgttaaataacattaaggctaattgtaatggggctcgttagcgaagcaattttaaccatttttatttagctcaattttcattaaattagagatttagttggtttgccttcgagtgccctctccaatttaagttctcaaatgaagaataccgtcctacctttcgaaataatagcgccgttttttcccctttttttccccttttcgagtaatacaagtttaaatgacgatacacggagaaaaaaaaattacaacgtaaaactaaaaaaaatcctttttggcactattatttttataaaagactgatttagagggtaagggtaaagtgctcgactgataggcaggtccatttccggcattaaccattttttttatattttcaaaaaaaaaaatttttttacctttttttatttttcttgaaaataaccaaaattttaaaaaactgacttgatgcatttttttgcaataataaatcatataaaatgataatacaggtgtttcattaaaaaaaaatggtcattatatttttgaccgcactttgtatgggaggtgacccactgtgcgTTGTGTTAAAATAACACTAACATACCTTTAGAGAATTGATAGAGGGGTTCAATCACTGATCTCTATATATATGTGTTATAGAGATCAGAGGTGTAGACaagtttttcaagaaaaagcCTTTCAAGTCTTATACatatgaagggtccaggggaaaaatgACACATGttcactttttgtcaaaaataaactaatgatggGGTCTTGTATTATTTACTGAGCACAaatctgatggcatccttacttttataaaacaaattaatgccttgctgaaaaaataaataaattgtgtgctttCAGTACTAcgttgtatggagaacaaaattttagaatgcgtttttctcgaaatgagttggaatggacttgtgctgtttttctcTTGGACCCTTCATATGAGTCCGCAACTAGACCCTCTCTCTTTATTTTAGCAAGCGAAGCCAAGTAGGTACCTGGGTCTTATTTTGGATAGTAAATTAAacaagaaagaataagaaaagccaCAGTGGCACTCTTCTCTTGCAAAAATAACTACTAACTTCtactaataaacaaaaaatccaagaaatagcataaaaaAAGGCCATAATTGTGTTTTACTAATATGGTACTTTGTggtctttgttttaatttttaaaatttttttctttgaatatgaacagttctacataaatccaaGAGCAAACGTCTATTTTACATTCATTTAGTAAAATTTCTAGATTATGTACAGTTTtggaaaagaaaattctattaacaCTCATTCTATCCgccatttgaaaaaataaaagtttcaaGATTTTTCGTAATTCTCATACTAATATGCTTCAGCGCCAGAAGTCTGGAATCGCTTACCCAATttgaacaactttttttctacttaatatttagctcataAAAGAGTTGTCTAAagctattatattaaaaaattaaggcGTTAAGATggtcaaatttgtttttctaaaaatacagttttttaatttttttttttcaagtttcaagCTCAAATTGGAGGGAGAAGATATTAACTGATTTTGATTACTTTTTAAACCCTTCTGAGTCATCAGcattttgaaagtgaaagaatACAGTGCAaggtgaaataaagtgttggaaattgttagttgtttgagcgaataataaaggtaaattgagttgaaataaagtgtgttcttatttgaacggaaagatgagtggaaataaaataaacgaaataagttttattgtgaacccggaataaaacattacactATAATAGAA
Proteins encoded in this region:
- the LOC129916309 gene encoding zinc finger protein ZFP2-like isoform X2, coding for MSDRTAFECNMEIIEEDFIVDETAEPMYASDIKQENDFQSEEIIIFDGCEQYAYTMSTENKNKELNNSNAQFDSNTDQDFSSNDQHSEENSFTLEVFEQSNENISDNEDITLIESNHIKLETTDIICHSCECTFPTMQDAESHQCVTKPAFKNVIVCETCQAVLDKDEDLENHQCKIVEEKKSKSLFSCDECPKSFSLINMLRKHQSSHKQKKIEKTIKIKKKNEVAHVGLSHCSICNTTFSSQKNLKLHSKMHVKTQTKTIEDALPIGSDSRDENKFFCEICSKSFNHSLLLVHQNMHQNIEEHNCSICNRQFENQVSYDMHMQLHADQPTKERSAQGTKPGAKFACNYCGKEFLRPHEKVKHERIHTGEKPHECEVCGKSFRVSYSLTLHLRTHTDIRPFVCAQCNKRFKSYAVYSHHLNTHSEDRPYKCPMCPKSFRTSVQLCGHKNSHTKPYNCPECNRPFSSLYAVKMHMKTHNKANKSNENLKHRCDTCGAVYARMFALRFHMKEQHSKDLLEYQNSTNDGESPDTTNYCKNEDEVSTQAILPGEEIIIDNFQPEEIVTDWLIQK
- the LOC129916309 gene encoding zinc finger protein ZFP2-like isoform X1 translates to MSEDRTAFECNMEIIEEDFIVDETAEPMYASDIKQENDFQSEEIIIFDGCEQYAYTMSTENKNKELNNSNAQFDSNTDQDFSSNDQHSEENSFTLEVFEQSNENISDNEDITLIESNHIKLETTDIICHSCECTFPTMQDAESHQCVTKPAFKNVIVCETCQAVLDKDEDLENHQCKIVEEKKSKSLFSCDECPKSFSLINMLRKHQSSHKQKKIEKTIKIKKKNEVAHVGLSHCSICNTTFSSQKNLKLHSKMHVKTQTKTIEDALPIGSDSRDENKFFCEICSKSFNHSLLLVHQNMHQNIEEHNCSICNRQFENQVSYDMHMQLHADQPTKERSAQGTKPGAKFACNYCGKEFLRPHEKVKHERIHTGEKPHECEVCGKSFRVSYSLTLHLRTHTDIRPFVCAQCNKRFKSYAVYSHHLNTHSEDRPYKCPMCPKSFRTSVQLCGHKNSHTKPYNCPECNRPFSSLYAVKMHMKTHNKANKSNENLKHRCDTCGAVYARMFALRFHMKEQHSKDLLEYQNSTNDGESPDTTNYCKNEDEVSTQAILPGEEIIIDNFQPEEIVTDWLIQK